The DNA sequence TTTTGAAAGGAAAGATTTAAGTAGCGGTATAATTGAAATCGGAAGTTTTAAACGCTTGAATGATTTAAAGGTTCAACTCCTTTGGAGTTGGATAAATGTGATTTACTTATACCGCAGGCTTTTGCCTACGGCTACTATTGTTCAATCCCTTCGGGATTAATTAAAAAACGCAATATTACTGATGATCAGGGAGTTACCGTAAAACGCAAGTACAGTGTTTTACGGTTTTTTTATTCCCATGTTTTTGATATTCAATGCCTTACAATTTTGGTAACACTAGTGGTAACAGGGATTTATTGCATGTTTTGGTAACACTCCCGGTAACACTTGAGGTAGTCTTGGTAACACTTGCGATTTCATTTTAGGATAGATTGAGATTTATTTTTTTAATAACTCAATTTTTTTGTTTCAATCATGATTAAAAACAATTCAAGATCCATGAGTGTGCAGTACCTGGCACGCAAAGCATCAAATGGTTATGTTACGATCTATGCCCGTATCGAAGTGAATGGTGATCGGGGTACACCGTTCAGTACAGGTATCCGCTGTTTGGAAAAGCATTGGAATGGGGATATGATCAACCACAAACACGCCAGTGCAGACAACGAGGAACTTGCTATTATCCGAAATGAGGTCAAGATGGTGTATCTGGAGATGCGCAAATTTAGAATGTCTATCACGCCTGTAACATTGCGTGAACGTTGGGAGAAGTTTGTAGAGATAAAGTCCATAAGTCTGCTAGGTGTCTGGAAAGAATGGATCAAGATGAAGGGCAAGGTGCTTAAGGCGAACACCCTCTACAATATTGAACGGAGGTGCTTGCGGTTTCAGGAGTTTTTGAAGGAAACTGGCGCATCTGATATGGATGTGAACAAGGTAACAAGGCCTTGGGCTGATACCTTTATCAACTGGATGCGAAAGCATAAGTATAGTGTCAACTATATAGCAAAGTTGGTGGAGGAGCTGAAAGCGGTAGTTGCCTTTTCGGTGGATAAGGGGTACTTGTATGTTAATCCACTTCTGGGGCTTAAGTATTCCAGAACTACAGACGCTGAACGGGTGTACATAAGCAGCGATGAGCTGGAGGCGATTACGAAGATGAAGTTTTTCAGGAAGCGATTGCAGCGAACTGCCGACCTGCTGGTATTTTCTTGCCGTACGGGGCTGAGCTATGCGGACCTGATGGACTTTGACTATGAGAAGCATCTGCACTATATCGGCAATCAGGCTTGCATCAAGAAGAAGCGTGTCAAGTCAAAGGTTGAGTTTATCGTCCCGATTGATTCGGTTGCGATGAAAATCCTGAACAGCTACGATTACAAGCTCCCTAAGATTGGTAATAGTGGCTATAATATGAACCTTAAGATTCTGGCTGAGGTAATGGGTATTCGAAAGAATTTGACTACCCATGTGGGAAGGCGTACTTTCTCCATGGTACAATACCAGCAAGGGGTAAGAAGGCAGACCATTGCCCGCATGCTTGGCCACAAGTCTGAACGAACAACTGATACCTATTACCTAGACATGCTACAGATCAGTATCGAGGCTGAACTTGATTTGATCTTGAGTGCCTAAACTATAATCCTACCTGCAAGAATATCAACAAGACCAACGTAATAATTGAACACAAAAAAGTTCGGTTGCTAGCCGAACTTTTTATATTTTCCCTCCTGTTTAATTTCGTTTAACATATAGCCCAATTTTTTTATGAGAACTATATTGATTCTAACCATCACCCTAATCTTTTCAACCTGTCTTTATGCTCAAAAAGGAACCACTTTGATTGGGGACTTTAAGGCTGGTATGAGTAAAAAAGAGTATAGGAGTGCAATAAAGGAAGTGCCTGTATCTGCTTTTTTCCATAGAATGAAATTCAATGGGATTGAGTTTATTGTTAATGGAACTAACAAAGCCTATGGTGCGGGAGAAAAAGAGCTTAAAACATTTACTATGTATTCAGCATTAGATCACGATGCAACAGAGGCGGCCTTATTCAAACTAATGTCCTTATTTAAAAATGAGCTTAAATATGAGGTAGTCTACGAAAAAGAATATGCCAAGTCACCAGCACTTAGTAAAGGGGATTTGATGGCATGCTATAATGATATTAATGGAAATCGTGTTTTTACCATTACTATGGGAGGTACTTCTTATACATCAGGTGTTCTATTTTACTATATGTATTTAGACATTGAGTCAAAGAAAGACTTTGATTTGAAGCTAAAAGACTCAAAAGTGGATCATAACAAGGATGTTAATGATGCAAAGAAGATGCTTAGTGGTAATTGATATACCCTACTGTTTGAAAAGCCCTGGTCAATCTAGCTTTGACCAGGGCTTTTTTATTACTCCAGAACTGCTCCCTCTTTTGGCACCCTTGCTTCCATCTTGACATCCTTAATCCCGTCATGGGTTAACTTATATGTTAACTTTTTTGGGAGGTAATGGAAGTTGTTTGTTTGGTACCAGCTAAATGGCTGGTAGCTGATAATGTCTGCAATGGTCATTTTGGGCTTGATCTTGATCAGTTTGCAGTTGGCTAGAAACAGCATGGCCCTTTTGTGGAAAGTCTCGTATAGTCCTTCCTCATCGTCCCAAATCAGGGAGTACTGTATTTGGTTGTCTTGCCTGTTGGATAGCCTGATTTGTGGGTTACTGGTTTGGTAGTTGGTAGCCGTAACATAGTTGTAGTTGTTCCCTTCGTAATCATCTATTGGCTGATAGTCGGGAAAGTTGCTATGGTTAAGGTGTCCAATCCTGCCAGACTTATCGCCTGTTATTTCGGGAAAGTAGCGGAACCCATAGGTGAACTCAAATTCAAACTCCCCGTCCAATTCTTCCTGTATAGGAAATGTCAATGGAATATTGGTGCCTATATTCAGGAAATGCTCTTCACCTTGTGAGTGTGTACGTGCATGGGATGTGATAAGCCCTCTTCTGCGTACTTCTACATTATTGTCTTTGTAATAGATCTCCACTTCCATTAGGTCTTCGATATCAGGCAACGGCTCGTTGTTTGGGTCGGTATCATCGTATCGAATTTGTACACCTAAATACCCAGGGG is a window from the Limibacter armeniacum genome containing:
- a CDS encoding site-specific integrase — protein: MIKNNSRSMSVQYLARKASNGYVTIYARIEVNGDRGTPFSTGIRCLEKHWNGDMINHKHASADNEELAIIRNEVKMVYLEMRKFRMSITPVTLRERWEKFVEIKSISLLGVWKEWIKMKGKVLKANTLYNIERRCLRFQEFLKETGASDMDVNKVTRPWADTFINWMRKHKYSVNYIAKLVEELKAVVAFSVDKGYLYVNPLLGLKYSRTTDAERVYISSDELEAITKMKFFRKRLQRTADLLVFSCRTGLSYADLMDFDYEKHLHYIGNQACIKKKRVKSKVEFIVPIDSVAMKILNSYDYKLPKIGNSGYNMNLKILAEVMGIRKNLTTHVGRRTFSMVQYQQGVRRQTIARMLGHKSERTTDTYYLDMLQISIEAELDLILSA